From the genome of Candidozyma auris chromosome 2, complete sequence, one region includes:
- a CDS encoding diacylglycerol kinase → MSAPVTPQPQKTTAVGSGIGYPQLASIRKRLINASFDSYNEEDDPTFIADENTEVSDSEDSVSVISTDISLSDATDESVATKRGDLTEKGVSVGQSEPEPETWKQWMIRHEIPRKALHSSIGPFALYLYVLGCTMNQILYPLSALTLVLFLNDFIRLRYPGYNAVATRLFGVISRQSEIHGYNGTLFYALGVLMVFTSAPKDIAVMSVLLLSWADTAASTVGRLWGKYTPQVMPGKSLAGCIASFLTGVVSCYLFYGYFCNVYSYVNKPGDIFWTPDSSLMNLHVYAVATGVAASVSEAADIGGIDDNLIIPVLSAILLYGLVYATKV, encoded by the coding sequence ATGTCAGCGCCAGTGACACCACAACCGCAGAAAACTACTGCTGTGGGCTCGGGAATTGGATACCCACAGCTTGCTTCCATCAGGAAAAGACTCATCAACGCCTCCTTTGACAGCTACAATGAGGAAGACGATCCAACGTTTATCGCCGATGAGAATACTGAAGTGAGCGATTCAGAGGACCTGGTGTCTGTGATCAGCACAGATATACTGTTGAGTGATGCTACAGACGAATCTGTAGCTACAAAGCGAGGCGATTTGACGGAGAAGGGCGTTAGTGTTGGTCAAAGTGAACCGGAACCCGAGACCTGGAAACAATGGATGATCAGACACGAAATCCCCAGAAAGGCTCTACACTCATCGATTGGTCCCTTCGCATTGTACTTATACGTGCTTGGGTGCACCATGAACCAAATCTTGTATCCATTACTGGCGTTGACGTTGGTTCTCTTTCTTAATGACTTTATCAGGCTTCGTTATCCAGGATACAACGCGGTTGCAACCAGATTGTTTGGTGTGATTCTGAGGCAGTCGGAGATACACGGCTACAATGGAACGCTATTCTATGCGTTGGGCGTTTTGATGGTGTTCACGTCAGCACCCAAGGATATTGCAGTGATGAGCGTATTACTCTTGAGCTGGGCAGACACCGCGGCGCTGACGGTTGGCAGACTTTGGGGCAAGTACACGCCGCAAGTGATGCCAGGAAAGTCGTTGGCAGGATGCATTGCCAGTTTCCTTACTGGAGTTGTCCTGTGCTACTTATTCTACGGATACTTTTGCAACGTGTACAGCTACGTGAACAAACCTGGCGACATATTCTGGACCCCTGACTCgagcttgatgaacttgCACGTATACGCCGTTGCCACTGGAGTGGCCGCATCTGTGTCGGAGGCGGCAGATATTGGCGGCATCGACGATAATCTCATCATCCCCGTTTTGAGCGCTATTCTCCTTTATGGGTTGGTATACGCCACAAAGGTGTAA
- a CDS encoding NAPDH-dependent diflavin reductase: MTNGPSVTSVAILYGSESGNSQDYAHFLARKLRYNSLKPTVCTLDSFPLKRLVTDIQYLIVVCSTTGQGEVPRNAKKFIKFLLKKKLPEDLLDHIKFTTFGLGDSSYPKFNYAIRKLHIRLRQLGCKELCPRCESDEQAPEGIDGFYAEWEAKVIDALKKEFPNIFTIDDHVLLPPEISVSVKCEDSDVVGNGDLSPTRNGAGLSLGRIVTNTRMTASDHFQDVRHVTIEAIDQDLSYAPGDTVALYPPNDDRSVELLLESQPHWLEIADKPLDMPHPPESEGGFIDHNYLTLRNLIKYHLDIMSIPRRSFFALLHHFVDDSTEEGKREKEKLYEFSTLAEAEDLYNYANRPRRLILETIMEFEKNLKIPLEYVLDLFPMIKVRLFSIASKSSSDTVEIIAGIVEYKTILRRIRRGLCSKWIKSLQVGDSVIFSIHKSNLSFSLPKIPNPPIVMIAPGTGVAPMKSLIEQRAGQQELHLFYGCRFSNKDFLFQDLWESFEAKGALHMHPCFSRDPGSRVKYVQDKLYLERETVAKLVLQESAIIFVCGSSGNMPRQVRMTLVEILKQGGPENLDAEQYLLDMENSGRYIQETW, encoded by the coding sequence ATGACCAACGGACCTTCTGTCACGAGTGTGGCAATTCTTTATGGCAGTGAATCTGGCAACTCCCAGGATTACGCTCACTTTCTTGCGCGTAAGTTGCGTTACAACTCATTGAAACCCACTGTCTGTACTCTTGACTCGTTCCCTCTCAAGCGTCTTGTCACAGATATTCAGTATTTGATAGTGGTCTGCTCTACTACTGGACAGGGAGAGGTACCTAGAAATGCTAAGAAGTTTATCAAGTTCttattgaagaaaaagcttcCTGAAGATCTTTTGGATCATATAAAATTCACCACGTTCGGCCTTGGGGACTCTTCCTACCCTAAGTTCAACTATGCCATTAGAAAACTCCACATAAGACTCCGACAGCTTGGCTGTAAAGAGCTATGCCCACGATGTGAAAGTGACGAACAGGCCCCAGAGGGCATCGACGGTTTTTACGCAGAATGGGAAGCGAAAGTAATCGATGCCCTTAAAAAGGAGTTCCCCAACATTTTCACGATAGACGACCATGTTCTACTTCCACCTGAGATTTCTGTCTCTGTCAAATGCGAGGACAGTGACGTGGTAGGAAACGGTGACTTGAGTCCTACGCGAAATGGAGCCGGTTTGTCGCTTGGGAGAATCGTGACAAACACTCGTATGACGGCTTCTGACCACTTTCAGGACGTTAGGCATGTGACAATCGAAGCAATCGATCAAGATTTATCGTATGCACCTGGAGATACGGTAGCATTGTACCCACCAAACGACGATAGAAGCGTGGAACTTCTTTTGGAGCTGCAACCCCATTGGCTTGAGATCGCCGATAAGCCGCTTGACATGCCTCACCCGCCAGAATCTGAGGGAGGCTTCATTGATCACAATTATCTCACGTTGCGAAATTTGATCAAATATCATTTGGATATCATGTCGATTCCAAGGCGCTCATTTTTTGCACTCTTGCATCACTTTGTCGACGATCTGACAGAGGAAGgcaaaagagagaaggagaaactCTACGAGTTTAGTACCCTAGCTGAGGCGGAGGATCTTTACAACTATGCTAATCGTCCAAGACGACTAATTCTAGAGACCATCATggagtttgagaagaacttaAAAATACCACTCGAATACGTACTTGACTTGTTTCCCATGATTAAAGTTCGACTCTTTCTGATAGCGTCCAAGTCCTCTTCGGATACTGTTGAGATCATTGCAGGAATTGTGGAGTACAAAACCATCCTAAGAAGAATCAGGCGTGGGTTGTGCTCTAAGTGGATCAAGCTGTTACAGGTGGGAGATTCTGTGATATTCTCTATCCATAAATCTAATTTGTCCTTCTCTCTTCCCAAAATTCCAAACCCTCCAATCGTCATGATTGCTCCAGGAACTGGTGTGGCCCCGATGAAGTCTCTCATCGAGCAAAGAGCAGGACAACAGGAACTTCACTTGTTTTACGGCTGCCGTTTCTCAAATAAGGATTTCCTATTCCAGGATTTGTGGGAGTCTTTTGAGGCTAAAGGTGCTCTTCATATGCATCCATGCTTTTCCAGGGATCCAGGTTCAAGAGTGAAGTACGTTCAAGATAAGCTTTACCTTGAACGGGaaacggttgcaaaattggtGCTCCAAGAATCTGCCATAATATTTGTCTGTGGCTCAAGTGGTAACATGCCCCGTCAAGTCAGAATGACACTTGTGGAGATATTGAAGCAAGGTGGCCCTGAAAATTTGGACGCTGAACAGTATCTCTTGGATATGGAGAATTCGGGTCGCTATATTCAAGAAACATGGTGA
- the MSF1 gene encoding phenylalanine--tRNA ligase, whose amino-acid sequence MLCLKRAAAQLRLVKCVPISTRRWVSKFPPHIVVDGKSYKTDEWTNVPPRILELTDRRLHQNPNHPIGILRELIEKNFKGLGYTFYNDFRPIVTTFENFDVLDFPKDHPGRAKSDTYYLNEGHLLRTHTSAHEHECFQKCETPGYFITADVYRRDEIDRTHYPAFHQMEGARLWSQKTPNLEQVLQDDIDAIPATDIIVEDPFRKNPSNDENPKQKHMTDPEVRLVAAHLKKTVEYMVNLVFESAKAAALRSGADDEFLKEPLKVRWVEAYFPWTSPSWEIEVWWKGEWLECCGCGIVQQQVLLNSGLGEDKIGWAFGIGLDRIAMLLFGIPDIRLFWSLDERFSNQFTQGQISLFKPYSKYPGIKRDVSFWMPTGSNLHVNDVMELFRSHGGDLVENVEKVDEFTHPKTKKTSQTYRIHFQSFDRNLTRDEVNEIHKAVEKELVDMFDVEIR is encoded by the coding sequence ATGCTTTGCCTTAAACGGGCAGCTGCCCAATTGAGACTCGTCAAGTGTGTGCCTATTTCGACACGCAGGTGGGTTTCAAAGTTTCCTCCACACATCGTGGTAGATGGGAAGTCGTACAAAACTGATGAATGGACCAACGTGCCTCCTCGTATTCTTGAACTCACTGATAGACGCTTGCACCAGAACCCCAATCATCCGATCGGAATTCTTCGTGAGCTAATAGAAAAGAACTTTAAAGGCTTAGGCTACACATTCTATAATGATTTTCGGCCCATAGTGAcaacttttgaaaatttcgACGTGCTTGACTTTCCTAAAGATCATCCGGGCAGAGCTAAGCTGGACACGTATTATTTGAATGAGGGCCATCTTTTGAGAACTCACACTTCTGCTCATGAGCATGAATGTTTTCAGAAATGCGAAACGCCTGGTTACTTTATCACTGCTGATGTTTACAGAAGAGACGAGATCGACCGAACACATTACCCTGCGTTCCACCAGATGGAGGGTGCAAGGTTATGGTCACAGAAAACCCCAAatcttgagcaagtttTGCAAGATGACATTGATGCTATTCCTGCTACAGACATCATTGTGGAGGATCCGTTCAGAAAGAACCCTCTGAATGATGAAAACCCAAAGCAAAAGCACATGACTGACCCAGAGGTGCGTCTTGTGGCTGCTCACTTGAAAAAGACAGTGGAATACATGGTGAACTTGGTTTTTGAAAGCGCAAAAGCGGCTGCATTGAGGTCAGGCGCTGATGACGAGTTTTTGAAAGAGCCGTTGAAGGTGCGCTGGGTAGAAGCCTACTTCCCTTGGACATCGCCTTCATGGGAGATTGAGGTTTGGTGGAAGGGAGAATGGCTTGAGTGCTGCGGCTGTGGTATAGTACAACAGCAAGTCTTACTCAACTCAGGCCTCGGTGAGGACAAAATTGGATGGGCTTTCGGAATCGGGCTCGACAGGATCGCcatgcttctttttggaattcCGGACATAAGGCTCTTTTGgtctcttgatgaaagatTCAGTAACCAATTCACGCAGGGCCAGATCAGCTTGTTCAAGCCGTACTCCAAGTACCCAGGAATCAAGAGAGATGTGAGTTTCTGGATGCCCACCGGGTCAAATTTGCATGTGAACGATGTTATGGAGCTATTTCGTCTGCATGGAGGAGATTTGGTCGAGAATGTTGAGAAAGTGGATGAGTTTACCCACCCCAAAACCAAGAAGACGTCTCAAACCTACAGAATCCATTTTCAGTCGTTTGACAGAAACTTAACCAGAGATGAAGTCAATGAGATCCACAAGGCAGTggaaaaagagcttgtggaTATGTTTGATGTCGAGATCCGATAA
- a CDS encoding mitochondrial 54S ribosomal protein uL16m, which yields MLGLCRTLQSSLGGALRTPQLLAQANTSTVFKRFKHEYEPRHKNIFKAFKGRVTVRTGGSVKGNSLEVGKYGLRLKSNGIRMAAIQLKEADKVIQRQLRGTGAKYITRFVCNTPVCVKGNQTRMGKGKGGFDHWAVRVPTGKILFEIVGDVHEKVAREALRKAGDKLPGIMEIVDVHSKIRVSPTTLVDKPEPVNWLEKMKEAPTKKWTNIEKSKSPEFRLYRNR from the coding sequence ATGTTAGGGTTGTGCAGAACACTCCAAAGTTCCCTTGGAGGGGCACTTAGAACTCCCCAGCTTCTAGCTCAAGCTAATACTTCAACtgttttcaaaagattcaaGCACGAGTACGAGCCCAGGCACAAGAACATCTTCAAAGCGTTCAAAGGCAGAGTCACAGTCAGAACAGGAGGCTCAGTGAAAGGGAACAGTCTCGAAGTTGGAAAATACGGTTTGAGACTTAAATCCAACGGGATTAGAATGGCAGCCATCCAGCTTAAAGAGGCCGACAAAGTTATCCAGAGACAACTCAGAGGCACGGGAGCAAAGTACATCACGAGGTTTGTCTGCAATACACCAGTGTGTGTCAAGGGTAACCAGACAAGAATGGGTAAAGGTAAAGGTGGGTTTGACCACTGGGCAGTGAGGGTGCCCACGGGCAAGATATTGTTTGAGATTGTGGGGGATGTTCATGAGAAAGTGGCCAGGGAGGCCTTGCGGAAAGCTGGCGACAAGTTGCCTGGGATTATGGAGATTGTGGACGTGCATTCCAAAATAAGAGTAAGCCCCACAACGTTGGTGGACAAGCCAGAGCCCGTCAACTGGCTcgagaagatgaaggaggCCCCAACGAAGAAATGGACCAACATagaaaagtcaaagtcCCCTGAGTTCCGTCTTTACAGGAACCGTTGA
- the VPS24 gene encoding ESCRT-III subunit protein VPS24 yields the protein MDYIKRAIYGPDPKEQMRKINSLLRKNKRELDRSLSQLQPLKKKTEGLIKKSAKAGDYKSAKIYARELININNQHKKLHLSKTRLESITMSINEQWQMRKMTQSIQQSTGIMKDVNALTNLGVISGTMQELSKELMKAGIINEMMDDMVDLDVDEELEDESQEEVNKIIQNLTEDKFSKIESEVPTTSMPEEEIAAPEEEQEDFEALDQMRQRLKELQG from the exons ATGGATTACATAAAAAGGGCCATATACGGGCCGGACCCCAAAGAACAG ATGCGCAAGATTAACCTGTTGTTGAGGAAGAACAAGAGGGAATTGGATAGACTGTTGAGCCAGCTCCAACcgttgaaaaagaagacggAGGGGCTAATCAAGAAGTCAGCCAAAGCTGGGGACTATAAGCTGGCAAAGATATACGCTAGAGAACTCATCAATATCAACAACCagcacaagaagcttcaccTCCTGAAGACTAGGCTTGAGTCGATCACCATGTCGATCAATGAACAGTGGcagatgaggaagatgacgCAGTCGATTCAGCAGTCAACGGGGATTATGAAAGATGTGAACGCATTGACAAACCTTGGGGTGATCTCGGGGACAATGCAGGAGTTGTCGAAggagttgatgaaagctGGCATCATAAACGAGATGATGGACGACATGGTCGACTTGGACGTGGACGAGGAGCTAGAAGACGAGAGCCAGGAGGAGGTAAACAAGATCATTCAAAATCTTACAGAAGAcaagttctccaagatTGAATCCGAGGTGCCTACCACAAGCATGCCTGAGGAGGAGATCGCTGCACCAGAAGAGGAGCAAGAGGACTTTGAAGCCCTAGATCAGATGAGACAGCGCTTGAAGGAGCTACAGGGCTAG
- the RFC5 gene encoding replication factor C subunit 5 — MSLWVDKYRPKKLEQLSFHHSTTEHLRALASTGDFPHLLVYGPTGAGKKTRIYSTLNELFGAQTEKLKIDVKTFTTTSNRKLEFNVLSSPYHMEITPSDMGNNDRVVIQDLLKEVASTEQVDFSNQGKNGPKHRFKVVIINEADSLSRDAQAALRRTMEKYSSNIRIIMVCNMISSIISPIKSRTFLVRVAAPSTKDIADILGNIAKKESVKFTSDDEVAKQKYLEAVAASSGRNLRRALLSFETLAMQQDVLDVNNLEATAVALDWESIIINMARSVMQNKTVANLGKLRMTFYELLSHCIPARLILKELAMHIMRALGNDTKRVVAVIELAAVFDERLSLGSKAIFHLEGFVAKTMVALS; from the coding sequence ATGTCATTGTGGGTCGACAAGTACAGACCGAAAAAGCTTGAGCAGCTATCTTTCCACCACAGCACCACAGAGCACCTCAGAGCGCTCGCAAGCACAGGAGATTTCCCCCACTTGCTTGTGTATGGCCCCACGGGAGCAGGCAAGAAGACCAGAATCTATTCCACactcaatgagctttttggaGCTCAAACAGAAAAATTAAAAATCGATGTTAAGACGTTCACAACAACATCCAACCGTAAATTGGAGTTCAATGTGTTATCCTCGCCATATCACATGGAAATCACCCCCTCAGACATGGGCAACAACGACCGTGTGGTGATCCAGGACTTGCTTAAGGAAGTAGCTTCGACGGAGCAAGTTGACTTCTCGAACCAGGGCAAGAACGGCCCAAAACACAGGTTCAAGGTTGTTATCATCAATGAGGCAGACTCCTTATCGAGAGACGCTCAGGCGGCGTTAAGAAGAACGATGGAGAAGTATTCCTCGAATATTCGTATAATCATGGTGTGCAACATGATATCCAGTATTATTTCACCGATCAAGTCGAGAACGTTTTTGGTGCGTGTAGCGGCGCCCTCAACAAAGGACATCGCCGATATCTTGGGAAACATTGCTAAGAAGGAACTGGTGAAATTCACTTCTGACGATGAGGTTGCTAAGCAAAAATATCTTGAAGCAGTGGCTGCCAGTTCAGGACGCAACTTGAGAAGAGCGTTGTTAAGTTTCGAGACGTTGGCCATGCAACAAGACGTTTTGGATGTGAACAACTTGGAAGCAACGGCAGTAGCTCTTGATTGGGAGAGCATAATTATCAACATGGCCCGTTCGGTCATGCAGAACAAAACGGTGGCCAATTTGGGCAAACTACGTATGACTTTCTACGAATTGCTCTCCCACTGCATCCCTGCCCGTctcattttgaaggaattggCCATGCATATCATGCGTGCTCTAGGTAACGACACCAAGCGGGTAGTAGCGGTGATTGAACTTGCAGCGGTGTTTGACGAGAGATTGAGTTTAGGGCTGAAGGCGATTTTTCATTTGGAAGGTTTTGTCGCTAAAACGATGGTTGCATTGAGCTAA
- the MXR1 gene encoding peptide-methionine-S-sulfoxide reductase — protein sequence MSVVSPTIKTTGTSKLLTVGAGCFWGVERVFNKYFKDKGLVDSKVGYANGLKSVSPPVSYEKVCSGSTNFVEALQISYEPSQVSLRDLLDIFFRIHDPTQVNAQGPDIGTQYRSAIMTHSPEDYEVAREVRDYFQKEWYPNHKISTTIENIETWYDAEAYHQKYLDKNPGGYECPTHFLRTKPKV from the coding sequence ATGAGCGTTGTTTCGCCAACTATCAAAACCACGGGCACTTCCAAATTGCTCACGGTGGGTGCTGGCTGTTTTTGGGGTGTTGAAAGAGTGTTCAACAAGTATTTCAAGGACAAAGGTTTGGTTGATTCAAAAGTCGGATACGCCAATGGATTGAAAAGTGTATCCCCGCCAGTGAGCTACGAAAAAGTCTGCAGCGGCTCGACCAACTTCGTTGAGGCATTGCAAATCTCATACGAACCATCGCAGGTTTCGCTACGCGATCTCTTAGACATTTTCTTCCGAATCCATGACCCTACTCAAGTCAATGCCCAGGGCCCGGATATTGGTACTCAATACAGAAGTGCGATCATGACCCATAGCCCCGAGGATTACGAGGTTGCCAGAGAAGTGAGAGACTATTTCCAAAAGGAGTGGTACCCCAATCACAAGATTTCCACCACCATTGAGAACATTGAAACATGGTACGACGCAGAGGCATACCATCAAAAGTATTTGGACAAGAACCCCGGTGGCTACGAGTGCCCTACCCATTTCTTGAGAACGAAGCCCAAGGTCTAG
- the UBP13 gene encoding ubiquitin-specific protease — protein sequence MTREELDLPYGDGSYKVFGMENFGNSCYCNSILQCLFHTTKFREKLLRYKYEPHDRVSYVQGQSTHNFTFKYEQLYQKRLKEQGKVPESSTSGSGNGAPPLTSRPSIRNSIFGKFSSNSTPTTTDEPSPNVPVRKLDYVYDAGYCDALNSEQRAMIKKHPELHNLQIFVTRPSPSTASMANEPRNDNSTSSTALLEGGNNSNTSVNAADSSAPITPRSCFVVVGIPQPETALVNPINPFNPNPASDQRKRSALINGPIINLDHPLRQSDGRSPETALLYALKDIFEAMAENKSKIGVVSPNFFIGKLKEKNALFRQVNMHQDAHEFCNYLINETIESINLELGAAKNWCTDIFQGTITNETKCLSCETVTSKDETFLDLSIDIPPGDSAYSLTYSLNNFSRSEILSHQNKFYCNTCSSLQEAVKTIKLKSTPDVLIINFKRFKYDDKVDRMVKLFDSISYPLRLRLFNTTKESEKEVSEDDYSRSDSKLYGLYALVVHIGGGPMHGHYVALCKCQAGLWFLFDDETVEIVDESYVLRFFGDGPGLASAYILFYEKVDTKIGKDGETHDFGIDINAIYNGQDYSLSLMKPRNESESSVPVSRPMNGSLVEDQNDEDSVRDFVPESSVSLENSSIGLSRKTSIFKKTFMFDSNKDNNGINDQATRTASRASSNKDGVENMPPTQNASSLTEPKLPPPVMKKSWVNGLKRRESKVEMYDNERKGSQGSILTNNSNKTAESKEEKKKRGFFSFKKKSKS from the coding sequence ATGACGCGAGAGGAATTGGACTTGCCGTACGGTGATGGATCCTATAAGGTATTTGGCATGGAAAACTTTGGCAACTCGTGCTATTGCAACTCCATTCTCCAGTGTCTATTCCATACCACCAAGTTCCGTGAAAAACTTCTTCGCTACAAGTATGAACCTCATGATAGAGTAAGCTATGTTCAAGGTCAAAGTACACACAATTTTACTTTCAAATATGAACAATTGTACCAAAAGAGACTCAAGGAACAAGGCAAGGTGCCTGAATCATCCACCAGTGGAAGCGGCAATGGAGCTCCACCGCTTACAAGTCGACCTTCGATACGCAATTCAATTTTTGGTAAATTCAGCTCGAATTCAACCCCAACAACTACCGATGAGCCCTCTCCCAATGTTCCTGTGAGAAAGCTAGACTACGTTTACGACGCAGGGTATTGTGATGCCTTGAACTCGGAACAGCGTGCAATGATAAAGAAACACCCTGAGCTTCACAACTTGCAGATATTTGTCACAAGACCTCTGCCGTCAACTGCTTCCATGGCGAATGAACCGCGTAACGACAATTCCACGTCCTCGACGGCATTGCTAGAAGGCGGGAATAACTCAAATACTAGCGTGAATGCCGCCgattcttctgctccaatAACGCCACGGCTGTGCTTTGTGGTGGTGGGAATCCCGCAACCGGAGACAGCACTTGTCAATCCAATTAATCCCTTCAACCCAAACCCCGCCAGTGATCAGCGTAAAAGGTCTGCCCTCATAAATGGTCCCATAATCAATTTAGATCACCCATTACGTCAGTCAGATGGCCGTTCGCCTGAAACAGCATTATTATACGCGCTCAAGGATATTTTTGAAGCTATGGCAGAGAACAAGTCTAAAATTGGCGTGGTCTCCCctaacttcttcattgggaagctcaaggaaaagaatGCATTGTTTCGCCAGGTCAACATGCACCAAGATGCACACGAGTTTTGCAATTACTTGATTAACGAGACAATCGAAAGCATCAACCTTGAATTGGGGGCTGCCAAGAATTGGTGTACAGATATTTTTCAAGGCACGATCACTAACGAGACAAAATGCCTTTCATGCGAGACTGTCACTTCCAAGGACGAAACTTTCCTTGACCTTTCGATAGATATACCTCCGGGAGACTCAGCCTACTCACTCACTTACTCCCTCAACAATTTCTCCAGGCTGGAAATTTTAAGTCACCAAAACAAATTCTACTGCAACACATGTCTGTCATTGCAGGAAGCCGTCAAGACGATCAAGCTTAAAAGCACGCCGGACGTGTTaatcatcaatttcaagcGGTTCAAATATGATGACAAAGTCGATCGTATGGTGAAGTTATTCGACTCCATATCATACCCTTTACGTTTAAGACTTTTTAATACCACAAAAGAGCTGGAGAAAGAAGTTTCTGAAGACGATTATCTGCGCCTGGATTCGAAACTATATGGTCTCTACGCTCTTGTGGTTCACATCGGTGGTGGACCAATGCATGGTCACTACGTCGCATTATGCAAATGCCAAGCTGGACTCTGGTTTTTGTTTGACGACGAAACAGTTGAAATTGTGGATGAATCTTATGTTTTACGTTTCTTCGGCGACGGTCCCGGTCTAGCCAGTGCATACATTTTGTTTTACGAAAAAGTTGACACCAAAATCGGAAAGGATGGAGAGACGCACGACTTCGGGATCGACATCAACGCAATCTACAATGGCCAAGATTACTCTTTGTCACTCATGAAACCAAGGAATGAGTCTGAATCGAGTGTCCCTGTCTCGCGACCCATGAATGGCTCGTTGGTGGAGGATCAAAACGACGAGGACAGCGTGAGAGACTTTGTTCCTGAATCGCTGGTGTCATTAGAGAACAGTTCGATTGGCTTAAGCCGCAAGACatccatcttcaaaaagacgTTTATGTTTGACAGCAACAAGGACAATAACGGCATCAATGACCAGGCGACAAGAACAGCCTCTAGAGCAAGTTCCAACAAGGATGGTGTCGAGAACATGCCTCCTACTCAGAATGCATCATCCTTGACGGAGCCCAAATTGCCACCTCCAGTCATGAAGAAATCATGGGTCAATGGTCTTAAACGCAGAGAACTGAAGGTGGAAATGTACGACAACGAGAGAAAAGGATCACAGGGAAGCATTTTGACCAATAACAGCAACAAGACTGCCGAGAgcaaagaggaaaagaagaaacgtGGGTTCTTTTCGTTTAAGAAGAAGTCGAAGTCATGA
- a CDS encoding glucose-induced degradation complex subunit — protein sequence MTTSSAKQDTENVLVQPTESGHRSSTHDQIPIRKINKLILNYFIQEGFPNAALSFSKEVQIDLKHDDEPWSRQGKDANQFLHTPKNNTQEFIEAITKYLDSSSITPEKEEIATKLHEKDTIKGYSSIQKRKQIKYLILKGDITSAIAAISTHFPTVLDSNNLLLFKLLRLNLIEMIRAHKLKMSYLEQEDAAAERQFLDDVLMFVRKNLISKVTQSYDLIKELEMTMSLLCFNFDPRRPIQESSDLPEDLKQLFDLSLRADCYKVVNRVILDLENAEQDSLQYKRREFATFDASKLANMDAPPPLKPREDIDMEDTDASRDLDDVIPKDFPEKDSVLAPSTSKSSDESPGQLDSRLETIAKLWVMTERVLVDKNIIPQRKYESDKKWL from the coding sequence ATGACGACAAGTTCTGCAAAACAAGATACCGAGAATGTTTTGGTGCAACCTACCGAATCGGGCCACAGAAGCTCAACTCATGACCAGATTCCTATCCgaaaaatcaacaaattgaTTTTAAACTACTTTATTCAGGAGGGTTTTCCAAATGCTGCcttgagtttctccaaagaagttcaaaTCGATTTAAAGCATGATGACGAGCCTTGGTCTCGTCAAGGGAAAGACGCCAATCAGTTTCTTCACACTCCAAAAAATAATACTCAGGAATTCATTGAAGCAATTACCAAATATTTGGATTCTCTGAGCATCACCccagagaaggaggagatAGCTACGAAGTTACATGAGAAGGATACAATCAAGGGCTACTCGTCAATACAAAAGCGAAAACAGATCAAGTATTTGATTTTAAAGGGTGATATAACCCTGGCGATTGCAGCCATCAGTACCCATTTTCCTACTGTGCTTGATTCCAATAACTTATTACTTTTCAAGCTCCTAAGACTCAACTTGATAGAAATGATAAGAGCGCAtaagttgaagatgagctATCTAGAACAAGAGgacgctgctgctgaaagGCAGTTTTTGGACGATGTGCTAATGTTTGTCAGAAAGAATCTCATAAGCAAAGTCACGCAGTCTTATGATTTGATAAAAGAACTTGAAATGACAATGAGTTTACTttgcttcaactttgatCCAAGGCGCCCGATTCAAGAGCTGAGTGACCTTCCGGAGGACTTGAAGCAGCTCTTTGACCTCTCTCTTCGTGCTGATTGCTACAAAGTCGTCAACAGAGTCATCCTTGATTTGGAGAATGCAGAGCAGGACTCTCTTCAATACAAGAGGCGAGAGTTTGCGACGTTTGATGCTAGTAAACTCGCCAACATGGATGCACCTCCACCTTTAAAACCAAGAGAGGACATTGATATGGAGGATACTGATGCATCTagagatcttgatgatgtcatTCCCAAGGACTTCCCAGAGAAAGACTCCGTGTTGGCCCCGTCGACCTCAAAGTCTTCTGACGAGCTGCCTGGACAGCTAGATTCTCGTCTTGAAACGATTGCTAAGCTATGGGTAATGACAGAAAGGGTGTTGGTAGATAAGAACATTATTCCGCAAAGAAAATACGAGAGCGATAAGAAATGGCTATAG